A genomic window from Coccinella septempunctata chromosome 9, icCocSept1.1, whole genome shotgun sequence includes:
- the LOC123319988 gene encoding phosphate carrier protein, mitochondrial-like, whose protein sequence is MFLSLLPKASCQSQNAVVPTTSQEAPKLGLVQSLTAGRTIAAASIAQGDSCEFGSLHYFALCGLGGVLSCGLTHTAVVPLDLVKCRIQVDPAKYKSVFHGFKVSLAEEGTKGLAKGWAPTFIGYSIQGLCKFGLYEVFKVFYSDLIGEENSYLYRTWLYLGASASAEFFADIGLSPLEAAKVKIQTTPGFANTLREAWPRIMREEGVNGFYKSLVPLWMRQIPYTMMKFACFERTIELLYKYVVPKPRAECTKGEQLVVTFAAGYIAGVFCAVVSHPADTVVSKLNQEKGVSAMEAAKKLGMAGLWKGLTPRIVMIGTLTALQWFIYDAFKVAMRMPRPPPPEMPESLRKRLEAEGKAVA, encoded by the exons ATGTTCCTTTCACTTCTTCCGAAAGCATCTTGTCAATCCCAGAATGCTGTTGTACCAACAACATCTCAGGAAGCTCCTAAGTTAGGACTTGTTCAGTCCTTGACAGCTGGAAGAACTATTGCTGCTGCTTCCATAGCCCAGGGAGACAGTTGTGAATTTGGTTCATTACATTATTTTGCCCTTTGCGGTCTTGGAG GTGTTCTATCCTGTGGTCTTACCCATACAGCTGTTGTGCCCCTTGATCTTGTAAAATGCCGTATCCAAGTAGACCCCGCGAAATACAAGAGCGTATTCCACGGTTTCAAAGTCTCCCTAGCCGAAGAAGGTACAAAAGGACTGGCCAAGGGATGGGCACCCACCTTCATCGGTTACTCTATTCAGGGTCTCTGTAAATTTGGTCTCTATGAAGTATTCAAAGTATTCTACTCAGATTTGATTGGGGAAGAAAATTCATACCTCTACCGTACCTGGTTGTACCTCGGTGCCAGTGCTTCGGCTGAATTCTTCGCTGATATCGGTCTTTCACCCCTGGAAGCTGCCAAGGTCAAAATCCAAACGACACCTGGCTTTGCTAACACCTTGAGGGAAGCATGGCCTAGGATTATGAGAGAGGAAGGTGTCAACGGCTTCTACAAAA GTTTGGTACCACTATGGATGAGGCAGATTCCATACACCATGATGAAGTTCGCTTGTTTCGAAAGGACGATCGAACTTTTGTACAAATATGTCGTACCCAAACCTAGGGCTGAATGTACGAAGGGAGAACAGTTGGTTGTAACCTTCGCTGCTGGTTACATTGCTGGTGTGTTCTGTGCTGTCGTCAGTCATCCAGCCGATACTGTTGTATCGAAGTTGAATCAAGAGAAGGGAGTTTCCGCAATGGAAGCTGCCAAGAAATTGGGTATGGCCGGTCTGTGGAAAGGATTGACCCCAAGGATAGTCATGATTGGTACTTTGACAGCCTTACAGTGGTTCATCTACGATGCATTCAAG GTCGCCATGCGCATGCCAAGGCCCCCACCACCAGAAATGCCGGAATCCCTCAGGAAGAGGTTGGAAGCTGAAGGAAAAGCCGTAGCTTAA